A genomic segment from Gossypium hirsutum isolate 1008001.06 chromosome D04, Gossypium_hirsutum_v2.1, whole genome shotgun sequence encodes:
- the LOC107898254 gene encoding 2-Cys peroxiredoxin BAS1-like, chloroplastic has product MRIEMKMIKEVSKYSIKTKLKKKDERTDLVILISPRRQRKEERTNKFSLHAVSSIRESELPLVGNPAPDFEAEAVFDQEFIKVKLSEYIGKKYVILFFYPLDFTFVCPTEITAFSDRYEEFEKLNNF; this is encoded by the exons ATGAGAATTGAGATGAAAATGATTAAAGAAGTTAGTAAGTacagtataaagactaaattgaagaa GAAAGATGAAAGAACAGATTTGGTCATTCTCATCTCTCCCAGACGgcaaagaaaggaagaaagaacaAATAAATTTTCTCTCCATGCCGTGAGTTCAATCCGAGAG AGTGAGCTTCCACTGGTGGGAAATCCTGCCCCTGATTTTGAGGCTGAGGCCGTCTTTGACCAGGAGTTCATTAAG GTCAAGCTCTCTGAATACATTGGGAAGAAATATGTGATTCTCTTCTTTTACCCGTTGGACTTCACATTTGTTTGCCCCACAG AGATTACTGCTTTCAGTGACCGCTATGAAGAATTTGAGAAGCTAAATAACTTCTAA
- the LOC107898255 gene encoding L10-interacting MYB domain-containing protein-like — protein sequence MVKTRNFVEGDSSLATKAVWDDELTLIFCELCVNEVNAGNRPTTHLNSKGWENVIALFQAKTGKNYGKPQLKNKWDTLKKEWRLWRELLKESTGIGWCPFKKTVDATEEWWAEKIQENPDFKGFKKKGIEPRLNELMWQMFGGIVATGENAWAPSSGVLPRGVPMGDDAPNEGFGDSDEHSNEPEGIPPDEVPSNPSHEIPNRRKQTLGAVHGKGKKSSSSRKSSRNTLTTQIEKLCESMASPRKSVNEIIFPHSQYTISNAMDALRALGDEIPKRDELYYFATKMFQIPVKREMFLNLDPDDRVWWLRREYAEQNPIASFSSLVATSSFPFQPYHQPPPPSAP from the exons ATGGTAAAGACACGAAATTTTGTGGAGGGAGATAGTAGCTTAGCAACAAAAGCTGTTTGGGACGATGAGTTGACGttgatattttgtgaactttgcgtgaatgaagtcaatgctggcaatagaccgacaactcatctaaactcaaagggatgggaaaatgtcattgctctttttcaagcaaaaacgggaaaaaattatggaaaacctcaattgaaaaataagtgggATACATTAAAAAAAGAATGGAGGTTATGGAGGGAGTTGCTTAAGGAATCTACAGGTATTGGATGGTGTCCATTTAAAAAGACGGTCGATGCTACCGAAGAGTGGTGGGCTGAAAAAATACAG GAAAATcctgattttaaaggatttaagaagaaaggaattgaaccaCGATTAAATGAGTTAATGTGGCAAATGTTTGGTGGCATTGTAGCCACTGGAGAGAACGCATGGGCACCTTCGTCTGGTGTTCTTCCACGTGGGGTTCCTATGGGAGATGATGCACCTAATGAGGGATTTGGTGATTCAGATGAACATAGTAACGAACCTGAAGGTATTCCCCCTGATGAGGTACCATCAAACCCTTCTCATGAAATCCCTAATCGAAGAAAGCAAACACTTGGGGCTGTACACGGTAAGGGAAAAAAGtcaagttcaagtagaaaatcatcaagaaatacattaactactcagattgagaaattgtgtgagagtatggctagtccaaggaagtcagtgaatgaaattatttttcctcactctcaatatactatttcaaatgcaatggatgctttgcgtgctttgggagatgaaattccaaaaagagatgaactgtactattttgccaccaaaatgttccaaataccggtgaaacgagaaatgtttttgaacttagatccagatgatagggtttggtggcttcgacgtgagtatgctgaacaaaatccaattgcatcattttcatccttgGTAGCAACATCCTCATTTCCCTTCCAACCATATCATCAACCACCTCCACCATCAGCTCCTTAG